Proteins from a genomic interval of Gopherus evgoodei ecotype Sinaloan lineage chromosome 7, rGopEvg1_v1.p, whole genome shotgun sequence:
- the RELA gene encoding transcription factor p65 isoform X2: protein MDDLLPLVLLHQDWSLQDPTPSSSPYVEIIEQPKQRGMRFRYKCEGRSAGSIPGERSTDTTKTHPTIKINNYTGPGKVRISLVTKDAPHRPHPHELVGKDCKDGYYEAELSPERNIHSFQNLGIQCVKKRELDEAVAQRIRTNNNPFNVPLDNQKGDYDLNAVRLCFQVWVQDPVGTGHLVPLPLVVSQPIYDNRAPNTAELKICRVNRNSGSCLGGDEIFLLCDKVQKEDIEVRFFKDSWEAKGSFSQADVHRQVAIVFKTPPYQDQALREPVTVQMQLRRPSDKEVSEAMEFRYLPDEGDFHRVEEKRKRTRDTFKNFVQKAPFSVVVPESRSPRRIAVPVRTAVPKPSGLTGMPGTMGQLPALQKPQATAQHPSLPFTGPSRAPPPPPAPQLGLSTVNLEEFSNLGISSRAQPPPPAPEAEPNFDPFFHLPFEGGGDPTAMELGALLEDTTYTSLESINTAEFRQLLSQGSSSEGADGHSMLLTYPESITRLMSSQRGVVGVTGEEPQGSGGGSSANCFINGVLGNLPEESLTSMGDLDFSALLSQFSSS, encoded by the exons ACCTGCTGCCACTTGTCCTCCTCCATCAGGACTGGAGCCTCCAGG accccacccccagcagcagcccttaCGTGGAGATCATCGAACAGCCGAAGCAGCGTGGCATGCGCTTCCGCTACAAGTGCGAGGGGCGCTCGGCCGGCAGCATCCCTGGGGAGCGCAGCACCGACACCACCAAGACCCACCCCACCATCAag ATCAATAATTACACAGGCCCCGGGAAGGTTCGTATCTCTCTGGTGACCAAGGACGCCCCCCACCGACCCCACCCTCACGAGCTGGTGGGCAAAGACTGCAAGGACGGCTACTATGAGGCTGAGCTATCACCTGAGCGCAACATCCACAG CTTCCAGAACCTGGGCATCCAATGTGTGAAGAAACGGGAGCTGGATGAGGCTGTGGCACAGCGCATCCGCACCAACAACAACCCCTTCAATG TGCCTTTGGACAACCAGAAGGGGGACTATGACCTGAACGCCGTGCGGCTCTGCTTCCAGGtgtgggtgcaggaccctgtgggcACTGGGCATCTCGTCCCGCTGCCCCTCGTGGTGTCACAGCCGATCTACGACAACC GAGCCCCCAACACAGCTGAGCTGAAGATCTGCCGGGTCAATCGCAATTCAGGGAGCTGCCTGGGGGGGGACGAGATCTTCCTGCTCTGTGACAAGGTGCAGAAGG AGGACATTGAGGTCCGGTTCTTCAAGGACTCGTGGGAGGCCAAGGGCTCCTTCTCGCAGGCAGACGTGCACCGGCAGGTTGCCATTGTGTTCAAAACCCCCCCATACCAGGACCAGGCACTCCGGGAGCCGGTGACGGTGCAGATGCAGCTCCGGCGCCCGTCTGACAAGGAGGTCAGCGAGGCCATGGAGTTCCGCTACCTGCCAGATGAAG GTGACTTCCACCGCGTCGAGGAGAAGCGCAAGCGAACGAGGGACACCTTCAAGAACTTTGTGCAGAAAGCGCCTTTCtcgg TGGTAGTTCCAGAGTCCCGCTCCCCGCGTCGGATCGCTGTCCCTGTCCGCACAGCCGTGCCCAAACCCAGTG GTCTCACCGGAATGCCGGGCACCATGGGGCAGCTGCCAGCCCTCCAGAAGCCACAGgccacagcccagcacccttCCTTACCCTTCACTGGGCCCAGCcgagctcctcctcctcctcctgctccccagttGGGCTTGAGTACAGTCAACCTGGAGGAGTTCTCCAACCTGGGCATCTCAAGCcgggcccagcccccaccccctgctcccgaGGCCGAGCCCAACTTTGACCCCTTCTTCCACCTGCCGTTTGAGGGCGGAGGTGACCCAACCGCCATGGAGCTGGGGGCCTTGCTGGAGGACACCACCTACACCAGCCTGGAGTCCATCAACACTGCTGAGTTCCGGCAGCTGCTGAGCCAGGGGTCATCCAGCGAGGGCGCTGACGGGCACAGCATGCTCCTGACCTATCCCGAGTCCATCACTCGCCTGATGAGCAGCCAGCGTGGTGTGGTGGGCGTGACAGGGGAGGAGCCACAGGGCAGCGGGGGGGGCAGCAGTGCCAACTGCTTCATCAACGGGGTCCTGGGCAACCTCCCGGAAGAGAGCCTCACCTCCATGGGGGATCTGGACTTCAGCGCCCTGCTCAGCCAGTTCAGCTCCTCCTAG
- the RELA gene encoding transcription factor p65 isoform X1: MDDLLPLVLLHQDWSLQDPTPSSSPYVEIIEQPKQRGMRFRYKCEGRSAGSIPGERSTDTTKTHPTIKINNYTGPGKVRISLVTKDAPHRPHPHELVGKDCKDGYYEAELSPERNIHSFQNLGIQCVKKRELDEAVAQRIRTNNNPFNVPLDNQKGDYDLNAVRLCFQVWVQDPVGTGHLVPLPLVVSQPIYDNRAPNTAELKICRVNRNSGSCLGGDEIFLLCDKVQKEDIEVRFFKDSWEAKGSFSQADVHRQVAIVFKTPPYQDQALREPVTVQMQLRRPSDKEVSEAMEFRYLPDEGDFHRVEEKRKRTRDTFKNFVQKAPFSAVVVPESRSPRRIAVPVRTAVPKPSGLTGMPGTMGQLPALQKPQATAQHPSLPFTGPSRAPPPPPAPQLGLSTVNLEEFSNLGISSRAQPPPPAPEAEPNFDPFFHLPFEGGGDPTAMELGALLEDTTYTSLESINTAEFRQLLSQGSSSEGADGHSMLLTYPESITRLMSSQRGVVGVTGEEPQGSGGGSSANCFINGVLGNLPEESLTSMGDLDFSALLSQFSSS; encoded by the exons ACCTGCTGCCACTTGTCCTCCTCCATCAGGACTGGAGCCTCCAGG accccacccccagcagcagcccttaCGTGGAGATCATCGAACAGCCGAAGCAGCGTGGCATGCGCTTCCGCTACAAGTGCGAGGGGCGCTCGGCCGGCAGCATCCCTGGGGAGCGCAGCACCGACACCACCAAGACCCACCCCACCATCAag ATCAATAATTACACAGGCCCCGGGAAGGTTCGTATCTCTCTGGTGACCAAGGACGCCCCCCACCGACCCCACCCTCACGAGCTGGTGGGCAAAGACTGCAAGGACGGCTACTATGAGGCTGAGCTATCACCTGAGCGCAACATCCACAG CTTCCAGAACCTGGGCATCCAATGTGTGAAGAAACGGGAGCTGGATGAGGCTGTGGCACAGCGCATCCGCACCAACAACAACCCCTTCAATG TGCCTTTGGACAACCAGAAGGGGGACTATGACCTGAACGCCGTGCGGCTCTGCTTCCAGGtgtgggtgcaggaccctgtgggcACTGGGCATCTCGTCCCGCTGCCCCTCGTGGTGTCACAGCCGATCTACGACAACC GAGCCCCCAACACAGCTGAGCTGAAGATCTGCCGGGTCAATCGCAATTCAGGGAGCTGCCTGGGGGGGGACGAGATCTTCCTGCTCTGTGACAAGGTGCAGAAGG AGGACATTGAGGTCCGGTTCTTCAAGGACTCGTGGGAGGCCAAGGGCTCCTTCTCGCAGGCAGACGTGCACCGGCAGGTTGCCATTGTGTTCAAAACCCCCCCATACCAGGACCAGGCACTCCGGGAGCCGGTGACGGTGCAGATGCAGCTCCGGCGCCCGTCTGACAAGGAGGTCAGCGAGGCCATGGAGTTCCGCTACCTGCCAGATGAAG GTGACTTCCACCGCGTCGAGGAGAAGCGCAAGCGAACGAGGGACACCTTCAAGAACTTTGTGCAGAAAGCGCCTTTCtcgg CAGTGGTAGTTCCAGAGTCCCGCTCCCCGCGTCGGATCGCTGTCCCTGTCCGCACAGCCGTGCCCAAACCCAGTG GTCTCACCGGAATGCCGGGCACCATGGGGCAGCTGCCAGCCCTCCAGAAGCCACAGgccacagcccagcacccttCCTTACCCTTCACTGGGCCCAGCcgagctcctcctcctcctcctgctccccagttGGGCTTGAGTACAGTCAACCTGGAGGAGTTCTCCAACCTGGGCATCTCAAGCcgggcccagcccccaccccctgctcccgaGGCCGAGCCCAACTTTGACCCCTTCTTCCACCTGCCGTTTGAGGGCGGAGGTGACCCAACCGCCATGGAGCTGGGGGCCTTGCTGGAGGACACCACCTACACCAGCCTGGAGTCCATCAACACTGCTGAGTTCCGGCAGCTGCTGAGCCAGGGGTCATCCAGCGAGGGCGCTGACGGGCACAGCATGCTCCTGACCTATCCCGAGTCCATCACTCGCCTGATGAGCAGCCAGCGTGGTGTGGTGGGCGTGACAGGGGAGGAGCCACAGGGCAGCGGGGGGGGCAGCAGTGCCAACTGCTTCATCAACGGGGTCCTGGGCAACCTCCCGGAAGAGAGCCTCACCTCCATGGGGGATCTGGACTTCAGCGCCCTGCTCAGCCAGTTCAGCTCCTCCTAG
- the C7H11orf68 gene encoding UPF0696 protein C11orf68 homolog, producing the protein MSDQDDGDMGKGGAFSAEHLAAESMAADMDPWVVFDARKTPRAEFEEWLQTYQPSRVSRFGDPERHTEPVGWIAIYGPNYCPESGDVVGLQEAWERLQISGRHVTFDTIRELALNHCVLTGKWLMHLDTGFKVDHAWSGIARSVLEGHFGVAKVSPCYPNSDRKHVICIYTDDFTDEEKVIDADAAIRGTGVKCLLSYKPDVYTYLGIYRDNRWHLCPTIYESKFDLECIPRRSRIINKVSNTEVT; encoded by the coding sequence ATGTCAGACCAGGATGATGGTgacatggggaagggaggggcctTCTCGGCTGAGCACCTGGCCGCTGAGTCCATGGCAGCCGACATGGACCCCTGGGTGGTGTTTGATGCACGAAAGACCCCACGGGCCGAGTTCGAGGAGTGGCTGCAGACCTACCAGCCCTCGCGGGTGTCTCGTTTTGGGGACCCTGAGCGCCACACTGAGCCTGTGGGCTGGATTGCCATCTACGGTCCAAACTACTGTCCAGAGTCAGGTGATGTGGTGGGGCTGCAGGAGGCCTGGGAGCGGCTCCAGATCAGTGGGCGCCATGTCACCTTCGACACCATCCGCGAGCTGGCACTCAACCACTGCGTCCTCACTGGCAAGTGGCTGATGCACCTGGACACCGGCTTCAAGGTGGACCACGCCTGGAGTGGCATCGCCCGCTCTGTATTGGAGGGGCACTTTGGGGTGGCCAAAgtcagcccctgctaccccaacTCGGACCGTAAGCATGTCATCTGCATCTACACAGATGATTTTACCGATGAGGAGAAGGTGATAGATGCGGACGCTGCCATCCGGGGCACTGGCGTCAAGTGCCTGCTCTCCTACAAGCCCGATGTCTACACCTACCTAGGCATCTACCGGGACAATCGCTGGCATCTCTGCCCCACCATCTACGAGAGCAAGTTCGACCTAGAGTGCATCCCCCGCCGCTCCCGTATCATCAACAAAGTCAGCAACACTGAGGTGACTTAG